In uncultured Desulfuromonas sp., the genomic stretch ATTCGGGAACCATAATAACGCCTTTCATCTCAAAGTGTCACAGAGGGGAGGATATGTTAAGGTGGCCATCCGGCAACACCGGGGAACTATGCCATCAACCGCCCATGGCGACAAGACCAATTAAGCGGTCGGTTAAAAAATCATGAAATGAGTGTCTAACGGGCCGTTGCTAACCGGCCAATAAAGCCTATGAACGGGCAGCTAAAATTGACGACGAGCTGGTAAGCTCTTGATTTTGTATGTCGTTAAAGGAGTTTTAGGTGAAACAGGTACTGCCGATCCAGTGTCTCTATGCATTTGATCAGACCGTATGGCTCGAATTTGCTCGTGCTCATTATGCCAATCAACCCGGCGTGCGCTGGCGTGCTGTTTTGAGTGTGATGTGTGTCGTGGCCGGGTGTGCCGGTGTGGCGGGATACTATCCGAATAAAATCAGCGCCATGTTGCTCTTGCTCACGGGATTTATCGGCTTGTCGGCAACCAACCTGCTGGCTTTGCGCCGGGTCGGACAGGCGCGGCGGCATCCGTTTTTCGGTAAGATGGTCACTGTGATCATCGATGACGATGAGGTCACGTTGCGCTGCGGTGATCAGGGCATGGTGCAACCCTGGCAGAACTTCACCCGCTATCGGCAGGTGAAAGCTGGGATGCTGCTCTATTACGGGCCGGACAGCTTCATCATGATTCCGCAGTCGGCGTTATCCGATACCGCTTGGAAAACCGTGGTCGAGGTGCTGAAGAAAAATGAGGTTGTCGCCCTGTCAGGCCGGATCTGAGGCAACAGGCGCTGCCAACAGAGCCTCAGCCTCTTCGACAGATGTGGCTTCTTCAATGGTATAGCGGGCAAACTGCTGGCTCGCTGCATTGGCTTGACACTGGAAAACACTGTCACTGACGATGCGGATCACCCGACCGACCTGATGGGTGGAAAGGGCCGTCATTACTTCCTGGAATAGGGGGAGACCGCTGATATAACCACAATCCGCCTGGCTCATATCATTAATGACGTGAAAGCCGTCCTCCAAGTGCTCCAGTGCGGCCAACATTTCTTTATTGATGGCTTGGGCATCCTCGGCGTCAATCACGCCACTGAGGGTAATATACAAATGATTTTTGACGCTATCCGTACGAATCTCATGCATAAAGCCGATCCAGAAAAGGGTTACTCTTCAGTGTGCGCCGTATGACGGCGCTGTCAAGCTTTGGACGGAAAAAAGGGAACATGCCCGATGACATGTTCCCTTTTTTTTGTATGTAACTTGTTGGTCGTTGTTTAAAGGCCCTTTTTCTCCGTCCAGGTGAAGAAGGCCACAACCGCAATAATCCATGCGGCAATGATCAACCACGCAGACACGCCAAGAACCTGAGGCAGGGTAATTTTACCGTAATTGCCCCAACTGAGAATATTGGTTTTCAAGCTCGGGTAGACCTCCGCGTAGGCCGCTGCACCGACCAACATGCCGAGAATTGCCCAAATAGCGTGAAAGCGCCCTTCGGCCAGAGCCCCAACGGATGTGCCGGGGCAGAAACCGGCGATTGCCCAGCCAACACCAAAGATCAATCCGCCGATGATGACGGCCCCGACATGGGTTGCTTTCAGACTCAGGCTGATCAGTCCCGCAGCATGGCAGGCGTAGATGCCGACCATCCCGACAATGACCGCTGTGGCCATGAACTTGATGATCGTCATGTCTTTAAGCAGCAGAAAGCCAACCTGGCGTTCAAAGCGCAACACCTGACCTTTTTGCAACAGGAAACCGAAGAAAAATCCGGTGATCAATCCAATAATCAGTTCCATCATTGTCCTCCTTTCCCGTAAAGTAAGCGTGCCGTGATGATGCCGCCGACCATGAAAAAGACCAGAGCCAGCAGACTACTGACCGACAGCTGCATGTTGCCGGAAAGACCATGACCGCTGGGGCAGCCACCGGCCATCCGCGCACCGAACAATAGGATCGCCCCGCCGATAAAGGCACCAACGCCCCGTTTCAGGGCGCTGTTGCCAAACCGCTCCCGCCAGATCGGCGGTACCGATTCACTTTTAGCGCTGCCTCCCAGACGCGAGGAGATAAAGGCTCCGGCAAAGATGCCGAGGACAAAGAGCATCTGCCAGTCCACTTTGACCTTTTTGCTCTGGAAATAGGCGTTATCCGCGACGTGCTGTGGCGCCACCGCCTGTTCGATCAGGCCCGATGCACGGACAAAAGTCGTGGATGCACCAAGATATTTGCCCTTATCAAGAACAACTGTTGTGACCACGACGGACAGCACAGCCAGAATCCCGACCAGGGCACCGGCCAGGTACGGACTCCAGGATGCTTTTCTCAGTAAACTCATGATAGGCTCCCTCGTAGATGATTTAAATTAATGTATCCATATATATCACGACAATGATAATTGTCAACCGTTTTGGTTATATTTACAGATTGACTTAAATCACTGAAATCGAAGTCTATCAGGGCGTTGAAAAAGCCACCATAGGCACCACAACGGGCATGTTTTGCTCCGTGCTACCCTTTACCCCGTGTCCGCGTAGTGCCGGAAGCACAATTTTTTTCAATCCACTGAATCATCTTACCGGCCACATCGATTTCCGTGGCCGTTTCAATTCCCTCCAGACCGGGCGAGGAGTTGACCTCCATCACCACCGGGCCGTGGTTGGAACGCAGGATATCGACACCGGCGACATTGAGGCCCATGATCTTGGCGGCGCGTACCGCCGTGGAGCGCTCTTCCGGGGTCAGCTTGACAGTCAGCACGCTGCCGCCGCGATGCAGATTTGAGCGAAAATCACCGGCCCGGCCTTTACGCATCATCGCGGCAACCACTCTCTCGCCGACAACAAAGCAGCGGATGTCGCACGAGTTGGCTTCTTTGACGAATTCCTGCACCAGGATATTTTGCTTAAGGCCGCGGAATGCTTCGATAACGCTTTCCGCCGCGTTTTGGGTTTCAGCCAAAACCACACCGACGCCTTGAGTGCCTTCGAGCAGTTTAACCACCAGCGGAGCGCCGCCCACCTGGGAGATCAGGTCGCCGGTAAATTTGGTGGAGTGGGCAAAGCCGGTGACGGGCAGGCCGATCCCTTTACGGGCCAGCAACTGCAACGAGCGCAGCTTGTCACGCGAGCGGCTGATGGCCACTGACTCGTTGATGCAGAACACGCCCATCATCTCAAATTGGCGGACAACCGCGGTGCCGTAAAAGGTGATGGATGCGCCAATGCGCGGGATGACCGCGTCAAAATCGGTCAGCTCGCGGCCTTTGTAGTGAATGGTGGGGTGATGCGAAGCGATCACCATGTAGCAGAGCAGTGGATCAATCACTTCAACGTCGTGGCCACGTTGTTTACAGGCTTCGACCAGCTTGCTGGTAGAGTAGAGGGCGGGGTTACGCGACAGAATACAAATTTTCATTTTACATCTCCCTGGGGATAGACAGAGTTCAGGGTCTCTTTATCGGGGCGGTCAAAACAATAAGATCGACTCGGATCGACCAGCAGGTCATCCATGGCGGTGCGGCCAAGCAGCATGCGAAAGCGCATGGTTTCGCGGTTGGTCAGAGTGATTTCAATCGGCCACTGCTGGTCACCGAGGCGTACGGAGGTCTCAATAACATAGCGTTGCTCACGGTGACCGCCGGAGTCGGTCACCGTCCGCCGGTCCTTGACCACGGCTTCACAGTTCAGCTCGGGTGTGGTGGCGCCTTGCAGGGGATGAAGACGAAATCGAACCCAGTGCTGATTGTCGCGGGTAAACTCTTCAACAAAACAGGTATGCAATGCCGAGGTGCGGGCACCGGTGTCGATTTTGGCCTTGATCCACGGTATATTCAGTTGAGGCAGGCACAGCCATTCGCGCCATCCAACGACCGATTGTGTTTCCATGGTCGCTCCTTCTTAAAACACGGGTTAATAAAAATCTTCCACCAGAGACTGAAACGCCTCCATGGAATCAACAATCTGATCTTCGTCGCCGTCGGGGGCGGCCAGGTGAAACAGGGCGTCGCCCTGATACACCAGAGGTAAATTCTGTAAGCCCATGATCACACCGCGGTGCTGGGCAACCACCGGCGTGCGTTTATTGTTCAGTGGGTTTTCAATATAGCCAAGTATGTCGCCATTACTGACCAGATCGCCCAGTTCACAGGTGCGGCGCAGCAGACCACTGATCGGTG encodes the following:
- a CDS encoding YcxB family protein, whose translation is MKQVLPIQCLYAFDQTVWLEFARAHYANQPGVRWRAVLSVMCVVAGCAGVAGYYPNKISAMLLLLTGFIGLSATNLLALRRVGQARRHPFFGKMVTVIIDDDEVTLRCGDQGMVQPWQNFTRYRQVKAGMLLYYGPDSFIMIPQSALSDTAWKTVVEVLKKNEVVALSGRI
- a CDS encoding DUF6691 family protein; protein product: MELIIGLITGFFFGFLLQKGQVLRFERQVGFLLLKDMTIIKFMATAVIVGMVGIYACHAAGLISLSLKATHVGAVIIGGLIFGVGWAIAGFCPGTSVGALAEGRFHAIWAILGMLVGAAAYAEVYPSLKTNILSWGNYGKITLPQVLGVSAWLIIAAWIIAVVAFFTWTEKKGL
- a CDS encoding YeeE/YedE thiosulfate transporter family protein; protein product: MSLLRKASWSPYLAGALVGILAVLSVVVTTVVLDKGKYLGASTTFVRASGLIEQAVAPQHVADNAYFQSKKVKVDWQMLFVLGIFAGAFISSRLGGSAKSESVPPIWRERFGNSALKRGVGAFIGGAILLFGARMAGGCPSGHGLSGNMQLSVSSLLALVFFMVGGIITARLLYGKGGQ
- the rimK gene encoding 30S ribosomal protein S6--L-glutamate ligase produces the protein MKICILSRNPALYSTSKLVEACKQRGHDVEVIDPLLCYMVIASHHPTIHYKGRELTDFDAVIPRIGASITFYGTAVVRQFEMMGVFCINESVAISRSRDKLRSLQLLARKGIGLPVTGFAHSTKFTGDLISQVGGAPLVVKLLEGTQGVGVVLAETQNAAESVIEAFRGLKQNILVQEFVKEANSCDIRCFVVGERVVAAMMRKGRAGDFRSNLHRGGSVLTVKLTPEERSTAVRAAKIMGLNVAGVDILRSNHGPVVMEVNSSPGLEGIETATEIDVAGKMIQWIEKNCASGTTRTRGKG
- a CDS encoding ATP-dependent zinc protease — encoded protein: METQSVVGWREWLCLPQLNIPWIKAKIDTGARTSALHTCFVEEFTRDNQHWVRFRLHPLQGATTPELNCEAVVKDRRTVTDSGGHREQRYVIETSVRLGDQQWPIEITLTNRETMRFRMLLGRTAMDDLLVDPSRSYCFDRPDKETLNSVYPQGDVK